The following coding sequences are from one bacterium SCSIO 12741 window:
- a CDS encoding monoheme cytochrome C, with translation MKQPLDENQVEGLRKLTRNLRRFISIAALVLGFLFYAAIFDPSLGKLNRWIAEIGQTTDPSPQQVTESEPEVKEGIHLPTGLVAEGDYLLVAQHCTPCHSAKLVTQNRMTAEAWTSTIHWMQETQNLWDLGENEALIVAYLSTYYAPEETGRRKPLKVEEWYTLD, from the coding sequence ATGAAGCAGCCCTTGGATGAAAATCAAGTAGAAGGGTTGAGAAAACTAACCCGGAATTTGCGTCGCTTCATCAGCATCGCAGCTTTGGTGTTGGGCTTCTTGTTTTATGCAGCCATCTTTGATCCCTCTTTGGGTAAACTCAATCGCTGGATCGCCGAGATAGGACAAACAACCGATCCATCGCCCCAGCAGGTGACTGAATCTGAACCTGAGGTTAAAGAAGGAATCCATTTGCCCACGGGTTTGGTGGCGGAAGGAGATTACCTGCTTGTTGCTCAGCATTGCACGCCTTGCCACAGCGCCAAACTGGTTACCCAAAATCGCATGACAGCAGAAGCCTGGACCTCTACCATACATTGGATGCAGGAAACCCAAAATCTTTGGGACCTTGGCGAAAACGAAGCTTTAATTGTGGCCTATTTATCCACGTACTATGCTCCCGAAGAAACCGGTAGGCGAAAACCCCTTAAAGTAGAAGAATGGTATACCCTCGATTAA
- a CDS encoding sulfurtransferase — protein MVYPRLIAWASLLGLLVSCSTPKEEVEVAPLNWPENNLMEVSDLGYWMDQPDVVFVDIRLTDRYMTGHIPGAIHLTRKDLENAEMDYAGAQADREQLQALLSQKGVKPTDRLIIYDARGQVEAARFWWIMLGQGHQQMVLLNGGIQSWKSAGNQVCTENCDHRDPTHYVFERPKSDQWSVYKEELIDRLSDSTLLLVDARNDDEYTGERQKKGAYRAGHIPGAILINYTESLSPDYTFKTADSLRALFQSHQVNPEEEVLVYCHSGVRSSHTLFVLTQILGYENVRNYDGSWIEWSKDESLPLVSHP, from the coding sequence ATGGTATACCCTCGATTAATAGCCTGGGCTAGCCTTCTGGGCCTACTCGTATCTTGTTCTACACCCAAAGAAGAGGTGGAGGTAGCTCCCTTGAATTGGCCGGAAAATAACCTGATGGAAGTTTCCGACCTGGGCTATTGGATGGATCAACCGGACGTGGTATTTGTTGACATTCGGTTAACCGATCGTTACATGACGGGACATATCCCTGGCGCGATCCATCTAACTCGGAAGGATCTGGAGAACGCTGAAATGGACTATGCTGGGGCTCAAGCCGATCGAGAACAATTACAAGCCTTGCTCAGCCAAAAAGGGGTAAAGCCAACGGATAGGTTGATTATCTACGATGCCCGGGGACAAGTAGAAGCAGCTCGGTTTTGGTGGATAATGCTAGGACAGGGGCACCAACAAATGGTTTTGCTCAATGGTGGTATTCAATCCTGGAAATCTGCCGGAAACCAGGTGTGTACCGAAAATTGCGATCACCGTGATCCGACACACTATGTATTTGAGCGACCCAAAAGCGATCAATGGTCCGTTTACAAAGAGGAGTTGATAGATCGCTTATCGGATTCAACTTTGCTTTTGGTTGATGCAAGGAATGATGATGAATACACCGGCGAGCGGCAAAAGAAAGGAGCTTATCGTGCCGGACACATTCCAGGTGCCATCCTGATCAACTACACTGAAAGTTTGAGTCCGGATTATACCTTTAAAACCGCCGATTCTTTGCGTGCTTTGTTTCAATCTCATCAGGTTAATCCTGAAGAGGAGGTGTTGGTCTATTGCCATTCCGGCGTGCGATCCAGTCATACCTTGTTTGTTTTGACCCAGATATTGGGTTATGAAAATGTTCGCAACTACGATGGTTCGTGGATAGAGTGGAGCAAGGATGAATCACTTCCCTTGGTCAGTCATCCCTAA